The Pirellulales bacterium genome includes a window with the following:
- a CDS encoding PQQ-binding-like beta-propeller repeat protein has translation MYRHQKIVLLAIILTAAIDVSPSCAEDWPGWRGPRGDGSSLETNVPTHWNATENIAWKVPLPGTGHASPVIWQDRLFLVWAVEEREQRVLGGFDRRTGELLWQQVVVTAPLEDKHGLNSYASSTPATDGELLYVAFLDRDSMLVAAYDFDGRQQWLVRPGPFASKHGFCSCPVLFEDLVIVNGDHDGESYVVALDRATGETRWKIDRANHTRSYSTPLVREIDGRTQMILSGNKCVASYDPRDGRQHWIIDGPTEQFVATCVYGEGLIFMTCGFPDYHILAIRPDGEGNVTDSHIAWRETKGASYVPSPIFAGSHFLLTADGGVASCFQATSGDRVWMKRLGSHYSGSPVTAGGLVYFTDDEGITKVIRPGAELEVVAENSLGESCYSSPAISQGNLFIRGEKHLYCIGPRPQ, from the coding sequence ATGTACCGCCACCAAAAAATCGTGCTCTTGGCGATCATTCTCACGGCGGCCATTGACGTGTCTCCATCCTGTGCCGAGGACTGGCCGGGGTGGCGCGGACCCCGCGGCGACGGCTCCAGCCTTGAAACGAATGTACCCACCCATTGGAACGCCACCGAGAACATCGCCTGGAAGGTGCCCCTCCCTGGCACGGGGCACGCTTCGCCTGTCATCTGGCAAGATCGTTTGTTTCTCGTTTGGGCGGTCGAAGAGCGAGAGCAGCGCGTGCTGGGGGGCTTCGATCGTCGTACCGGTGAGTTGCTGTGGCAGCAGGTCGTGGTCACGGCGCCGCTGGAAGACAAGCACGGCTTGAACAGCTACGCCTCGAGCACGCCGGCCACCGACGGCGAGCTGCTTTATGTCGCCTTCCTCGACCGCGATTCCATGCTTGTCGCGGCCTACGACTTCGACGGCCGGCAGCAATGGCTCGTGCGGCCGGGGCCCTTTGCCAGCAAGCACGGCTTCTGCAGTTGCCCCGTCTTGTTCGAGGACCTGGTCATCGTTAATGGCGATCACGATGGCGAGTCCTATGTCGTCGCGCTCGACCGCGCGACGGGCGAAACCCGCTGGAAGATCGATCGTGCGAACCATACACGCAGCTACTCGACCCCCTTGGTGCGCGAGATCGACGGCCGCACGCAGATGATTCTCTCGGGCAACAAGTGCGTCGCCAGCTACGACCCGCGCGATGGTCGCCAGCACTGGATCATCGATGGCCCGACCGAGCAGTTCGTCGCCACCTGCGTCTACGGCGAAGGGTTGATCTTCATGACGTGCGGCTTTCCCGACTATCATATTCTGGCCATCCGTCCCGATGGCGAAGGGAACGTGACCGATTCGCACATTGCCTGGCGCGAGACGAAGGGGGCCTCGTACGTGCCTTCTCCCATCTTTGCCGGCAGCCACTTTCTGCTCACCGCCGATGGTGGCGTGGCGAGCTGCTTTCAGGCCACCAGCGGAGATCGCGTGTGGATGAAACGGCTCGGTTCGCATTACAGTGGCTCGCCCGTGACGGCGGGCGGACTGGTTTACTTCACGGACGACGAAGGGATCACGAAAGTCATTCGCCCCGGCGCCGAACTGGAGGTCGTGGCCGAGAACTCGCTGGGCGAGTCGTGCTATTCCTCGCCCGCCATCAGCCAGGGCAACCTCTTCATCCGCGGCGAAAAGCATCTCTATTGCATCGGCCCGCGGCCGCAGTGA